A genome region from Hevea brasiliensis isolate MT/VB/25A 57/8 chromosome 9, ASM3005281v1, whole genome shotgun sequence includes the following:
- the LOC110664396 gene encoding uncharacterized protein LOC110664396, with protein MGNCLASCRPIKVPRGKVLQVVKTDGKTLEFSSPVLVKDVLVNFSGSGIGLSKEAAEHLPLDYELKLGQVYYILPSLRSVETISSAQTAGGVKRIKVVITKQQLKQLLTEQVSVEELVLSRLEKTSFSLDSPRNWKPKLESIPEGCE; from the coding sequence ATGGGTAATTGTTTAGCTTCTTGTAGACCCATCAAAGTTCCTCGAGGCAAAGTTCTTCAGGTTGTGAAGACAGATGGGAAGACGTTAGAATTCAGCTCTCCAGTTCTTGTGAAGGATGTGTTGGTGAACTTTTCTGGGTCAGGTATTGGTCTATCAAAGGAAGCTGCAGAGCATCTCCCACTTGATTATGAGCTTAAGTTGGGCCAAGTTTACTACATTCTGCCATCTCTGAGATCAGTTGAAACGATTTCTTCTGCTCAGACAGCAGGTGGTGTCAAGAGGATCAAAGTGGTTATTACAAAGCAACAGCTTAAGCAGTTACTTACAGAGCAGGTTTCTGTTGAAGAGCTGGTTCTTTCGAGACTCGAGAAGACAAGTTTTTCTCTTGATTCTCCAAGAAATTGGAAGCCAAAGCTGGAGTCCATCCCTGAAGGATGCGAGTGA